A DNA window from Ipomoea triloba cultivar NCNSP0323 chromosome 10, ASM357664v1 contains the following coding sequences:
- the LOC116031625 gene encoding nudix hydrolase 18, mitochondrial-like encodes MQLKKVASMSSRTGRDLQRYNVEGCRQVVGCIPYRYIKANQSICGTGTATIDDLEFLLVSSQKCPRMMFPKGGWEQDESLEEAAHRETFEEAGVHGKVGVCLGSWYFKSKSQGTFHEGFMLPLFVTEELDHWPEEDMRQRSWMSYKEAMNVCFHPWMKEALDCLVSQLNLSKRDENEPRNGMAADEKLRSEEQVDRDSAQSVQSKDEVLTVEEPRMILAAQSLRKNDEHRIDQSPGTAYLLELLITEGQTVSSVALSLQRNFVDRVIAILVTDETLLSIVAQKLNRKEEKTSDKVSDRVLEGRGSRTRYYSSILWT; translated from the exons ATGCAACTAAAGAAGGTGGCATCTATGTCTTCTCGTACTGGGAGGGATTTGCAGAGGTATAACGTCGAAGGTTGTCGCCAAGTTGTTGG CTGCATTCCGTACAGATACATAAAAGCAAACCAATCCATTTGTGGGACTGGGACAGCAACAATTGATGATTTGGAATTTCTTTTGGTCAGCTCACAGAAATGTCCAAGAATGATGTTCCCCAAG GGTGGTTGGGAACAAGATGAATCCTTGGAAGAAGCAGCTCATAGAGAGACCTTTGAGGAAGCTGGGGTACATGGAAAAGTTGGG GTTTGTTTAGGATCATGGTACTTTAAGAGCAAGAGCCAAGGTACATTTCATGAGGGGTTCATGTTGCCTTTGTTTGTGACAGAGGAGCTAGACCATTGGCCCGAAGAAGATATGCGCCAACGATCATGG ATGTCATATAAGGAAGCAATGAATGTATGCTTCCATCCTTGGATGAAGGAAGCTTTGGACTGCTTGGTTTCTCAGCTCAACCTTTCAAAGAGGGATGAAAACGAGCCAAGAAATGGTATGGCAGCCGACGAAAAGTTGAGGAGCGAAGAACAAGTTGATCGCGATTCAGCCCAAAGTGTGCAAAGCAAGGACGAAGTTTTGACAGTGGAAGAACCAAGAATGATCCTTGCTGCCCAAAGTTTGAGAAAAAATGATGAACATAGGATAGATCAAAGCCCCGGGACTGCATACTTGTTAGAACTGTTGATCACCGAGGGCCAAACAGTCAGCAGTGTAGCGCTAAGTCTGCAAAGAAATTTTGTGGATCGGGTTATCGCGATCCTGGTGACCGATGAAACACTGCTTAGCATTGTAGCTCAGAAGTTGAACCGAAAGGAAGAAAAAACCTCGGACAAGGTGTCTGACAGAGTTCTTGAAGGTCGAGGATCCCGGACTAGGTATTATAGCTCAATCCTCTGGACATGA